A single region of the Vanessa tameamea isolate UH-Manoa-2023 chromosome 18, ilVanTame1 primary haplotype, whole genome shotgun sequence genome encodes:
- the LOC113398485 gene encoding A disintegrin and metalloproteinase with thrombospondin motifs 16-like produces the protein MDWRQVLLVVTLSSFIDVSDQQFGNDDHSHQLLDHLSESEKLFLFGANHDDAEFEIAHLKHHKRRKRSISNDSPDLIALKKHLNINLSPKSSFLDPQFLLLKRWSNGTEAVFDQHSDEELDSCYYKSDNAALYACEDVRGLIKTNDSYYYIHPLPKRFHNENAKPHIIMKRSLKDININSNSEDICVERHNKHIFEYEPEPKKNWTKHRRKREIKSETNLNENDTLDKFKLNLAHRNKTIGDFVGKLVIDENRQKRAVLPAIFVETAVFVDRDLYKHMTVNFPKETERELVRFVLAMINAVQLIYHDPSLGRPVNFILKRLEILHEDPVNLKRPHDIDRFLSNFCTWQRLENPPGDNDPLHWDHALILTGLDLYVVNKNGKVSSQVVGLAPVAGMCTVTSSCTVNEGRHFESVYVVAHEIGHNLGMRHDGPLADNGCDPSAYLMSPTLGSGKITWSQCSKNYLQKFLDTVQSRCLLDHGNSAGQLDHSAEGLLPGERFDADQQCMLKYGSGSRHSAAQNLEDICRDLHCQRERYTWTSHPALEGTMCGEDMYCRGGECVERGGSRGLGVVTSARWGRWSRWSECASACLLDEQHVPAAAGVAVASRRCTRPRHENGKSYCQGNDKKYQSCHAQQCKTVPRMTVREFADQICSRARDVDPDLIGTGLQRMDADDASSACAVWCDTRGGGYKSRGWALPDGTACSTTRDYYCIAGVCRKFTCAGNSDAEFSLTRYDCEWEALQVQTATPHTTATGRGAGRAGPRRRSAGAWRGACHFRCVRGGAGLALLHAAAHAHSIQLCTPAPDATASCTQLRTPYQYATMVCSKYKERVRRLSGLGMQISPALEDPDRPCRVACQDERVSHRFYLVNGHEGWFPLGAPCGPRSYCVSGKCLEFGPDGTPQSESRLALPLRARSSRHRRRRRRRSLQPQRPRAPVLASLRPQQLHSLIAALNLTDNRITYFQAIPENIEVDFSNPIHISPEDTLLRKIPRPTWD, from the exons GATCACTCGCACCAACTCCTCGATCATCTTTCTGAATCAGAAAAGCTCTTTCTATTTGGTGCCAATCATGAcg ATGCAGAATTTGAGATAGCACATCTGAAACATCATAAGAGACGTAAAAGATCGATATCAAACGATAGTCCAGACTTGATCGCGTTGAAGAAACATCTGAATATCAATCTAAGTCCGAAATCCAGTTTCCTAGATCCCCAATTCCTTTTGTTGAAGAGATGGTCGAATGGAACTGAAGCTGTTTTTGATCAACATTCGGACGAGGAATTGGATTCATGTTATTACAAAAGTGATAATGCTGCTTTGTATGCGTGTGAAGACGTG AGAGGTCTAATAAAAACTAACGACAGTTACTATTATATACACCCACTGCCTAAAAGGTTCCACAACGAAAACGCGAAACCTCATATAATTATGAAACGATCTTTAaaagacattaatattaatagcaatAGTGAAGATATTTGCGTAGAAAGacataataaacacattttcgaATATGAACCTGagccaaaaaaaaattggacaaAACATAGAAGgaaaagagaaataaaatcaGAAACAAACCTCAATGAAAACGATAcattagataaatttaaattaaatttagcgcATAGGAATAAGACTATAGGTGATTTTGTTGGTAAATTAGTCATTGATGAAAACCGACAAAAAAGGGCGGTCCTGCCAGCAATATTTGTAGAAACCGCTGTGTTCGTGGACAGAGATTTGTACAAACATATGACAGTGAATTTCCCTAAAGAAACGGAGAGAGAATTAGTGAGATTCGTATTAGCAATGATCAATGCTGTACAATTGATTTACCATGACCCAAGTTTGGGAAGaccagttaattttattttaaaaaggctCGAAATACTTCATGAAGATCCAGTGAATTTAAAGAGACCGCACGACATCGATAGATTTCTAAGTAATTTTTGTACGTGGCAAAGATTAGAAAATCCACCAGGAGATAACGATCCCTTGCATTGGGACCATGCGTTAATTTTGACGGGTCTGGACTTATACGTCGtgaataaaaatggaaaagttAGCAGTCAAGTTGTTG GATTGGCGCCTGTTGCTGGTATGTGCACCGTGACCAGTAGTTGTACAGTTAATGAAGGAAGACATTTTGAAAGCGTTTACGTCGTAGCACATGAAATAGGACATAA tttAGGCATGCGTCATGATGGTCCATTAGCTGATAACGGCTGTGATCCTAGCGCCTACTTAATGAGCCCGACCCTGGGCAGCGGCAAAATAACTTGGTCACAATGTAGCAAAAATTATTTGCAAAAGTTTCTTGA CACAGTACAATCTAGATGTCTTCTTGATCACGGCAATTCTGCTGGACAATTGGACCACAGTGCTGAGGGTCTACTTCCAGGTGAAAGGTTCGACGCTGATCAACAAT GTATGCTCAAATATGGCAGTGGGAGTCGACATTCAGCGGCGCAGAACTTAGAAGATATCTGCAGAGATTTGCATTGTCAAAGAGAAAGGTACACTTGGACATCCCATCCCGCGCTGGAGGGCACGATGTGTGGAGAGGATATG TACTGCCGAGGTGGTGAGTGCGTTGAACGAGGTGGAAGTCGAGGATTGGGGGTGGTGACGAGTGCCCGCTGGGGACGATGGTCGCGCTGGTCGGAGTGTGCATCAGCGTGTCTACTGGATGAACAGCATGTTCCGGCTGCGGCTGGAGTCGCCGTCGCATCCAGGAGATGCACCAGACCAAG GCATGAGAACGGTAAAAGTTATTGTCAAGGAAATGACAAAAAGTACCAGTCCTGTCACGCACAGCAG TGCAAAACTGTACCAAGGATGACGGTGAGAGAATTCGCTGATCAAATATGTTCAAGAGCTCGTGACGTGGATCCTGATCTCATTGGAACCGGTCTCCAGAGAATGGATGCTGATG ATGCGAGCAGCGCATGCGCAGTGTGGTGCGACACGCGGGGGGGCGGGTACAAGTCGCGCGGGTGGGCGCTGCCCGACGGCACCGCTTGCTCCACCACACGCGACTACTACTGCATAGCCGGAGTCTGCAGG AAATTCACTTGCGCCGGCAATTCGGATGCGGAGTTCTCGCTGACACGGTACGACTGTGAATGGGAAGCTTTACAAGTTCAAACCGCTACTCCACACACTAC CGCGACGGGGCGCGGGGCGGGGCGCGCGGGCCCGCGGCGGCGCTCGGCGGGCGCGTGGCGCGGCGCGTGCCACTTCCGCTGCGTGCGCGGCGGCGCGGGGCTGGCGCTGCTGCACGCCGCCGCGCACGCGCACTCCATCCAGCTGTGCACACCCGCGCCGGACGCCACCGCG AGTTGCACCCAATTGAGGACCCCTTACCAATACGCTACAATGGTTTGCTCGAAATACAAAGAGAGGGTTAGAAGACTTTCTGGACTCGGAATGCAGATATCTCCGGCTCTAG AGGACCCGGACCGGCCGTGCCGCGTGGCGTGCCAGGACGAGCGCGTGTCGCACCGGTTCTACCTCGTCAACGGGCACGAGGGCTGGTTCCCGCTCGGCGCGCCGTGCGGGCCGCGCTCCTACTGCGTCAGCGGGAAGTGCCTG GAGTTCGGCCCCGACGGCACGCCGCAGTCGGAGTCGCGGCTGGCGCTGCCGCTGCGCGCGCGCTCGTCCCGCCAccggcgccgccgccgccgccgcagcCTGCAGCCGCAGCGCCCGCGCGCGCCCGTGCTCGCGTCGCTGCGCCCGCAGCAGCTGCACAGCCTCATCGCCGCGCTCAACCTCACCG ATAACAGAATAACATACTTCCAAGCGATACCAGAAAACATCGAAGTCGATTTCTCTAATCCCATACACATCTCGCCTGAAGACACTCTACTGAGGAAGATACCGAGGCCTACTTGGgactga
- the LOC113398501 gene encoding augmin complex subunit dgt3, whose amino-acid sequence MNCLNDMSDEEFIPFLDSLGVDTYKKSFEWMLNDADFSDVLRWIYKNLDQNNALSEREEYRYAELEAKGKLLPAHELEGKIVSIQNEFEGICLPGDQDTLEDIKLDIRMQKEKLMMLEKQEIILKELTAQNESTKQELTLELTKLNTALQQGAEDEKEAGVECIQLAEEEECIFNDVIHIIGDVLSIYGNCAVDKELAKRFFTFGPFESYRQSQALFKSHFDLYTSKKFNKKQNDSINEEDLRTALAEAKNMEQWLSDAVCSYIETKGELCGEQAKLLLISNYNNVHPSQITVCAMEAQSAIELLEQEESILEQQLETAVKHYVDRRTRLAVEMTARSALAAREAAAAALGEARAWAGRALRADACAYGALRRELRAAEELLHFAAELRDHALSRAPAALRTKSMNAICAEQEAAEKELQSSNTLLATLVSILGSEASNDASLPIKLYNELLNSIQELNDNINEGYKSKEADLTQIKSSAKPLRDFIWDGCTKQPNCYDRSVAAMSHSLREEMSAVDAKVVKTSGLFNSVKNSDKYNLRKFWQWFLTDQAKLLSTIKSVQRS is encoded by the exons ATGAATTGCTTAAACGATATGAGTGATGAGGAATTCATACCCTTCCTTGATAGCCTCGGTGTTGATACTTATAAAAAGTCCTTTGAATGGATGTTAAACGATGCGGACTTCTCTGATGTTTTGCGatggatttataaaaacttgGATCAGAATAATGCTTTAAGTGAACGGGAGGAGTACAG ATATGCAGAATTAGAAGCAAAGGGAAAATTATTACCGGCACATGAGTTGGAGGGTAAAATTGTGTCTATTCAAAATGAATTTGAAGGAATTTGCCTACCAGGAGATCAGGATACATTGGAAGATATTAAACTTGACATCAGAATGCAGAAAGAAAAGTTAATGATGTTGGAAAAACAAGAGATTATCCTTAAGGAATTGACGGCACAGAATGA ATCAACGAAACAAGAATTAACATTGGAACTGACTAAGTTAAACACTGCTCTACAGCAAGGTGCAGAAGATGAAAAGGAAGCCGGCGTGGAGTGCATACAATTGGCAGAAGAAGAGGAATGCATTTTCAATgatgttatacatattataggCGATGTCTTGAGCATATATGGAAATTGTGCTGTTGATAAG gaATTAGCCAAAAGATTTTTCACATTTGGCCCATTTGAGTCATACAGACAATCTCAAGCTCTATTCAAGTCACACTTTGATTTGTACACGTCCAAGAAATTTAACAAGAAGCAAAACGATAGTATCAACGAAGAAGACTTAAGAACTGCATTAGCTGAAGCGAAGAATATGGAACAATG GCTTTCAGATGCAGTATGCTCTTACATAGAAACAAAAGGAGAGTTGTGTGGCGAGCAAGCTAAATTGCTTCTCATATCCAACTATAATAATGTTCATCCAAGTCAAATTAC tGTATGTGCGATGGAAGCCCAGAGTGCTATAGAGTTGCTGGAACAAGAAGAATCAATATTGGAGCAGCAGCTAGAGACTGCTGTTAAACACTATGTAGACAGACGTACCAGGTTGGCTGTGGAGATGACTGCCAGATCTGCATTGGCTGCTAGAGA ggcggcggcggcggcgctggGCGAGGCGCGCGCGTGGGCGGGGCGCGCGCTGCGGGCGGACGCGTGCGCGTACGGCGCGTTGCGGCGGGAGCTGCGCGCCGCCGAGGAGCTGCTGCACTTCGCCGCCGAGCTGCGCGACCACGCGCTCTcgcgcgcgcccgccgcgctgCGCACG AAATCAATGAATGCAATATGCGCGGAGCAAGAAGCCGCTGAGAAAGAATTACAATCATCAAATACTTTACTTGCTACGCTAGTCTCAATACTTGGTTCAGAGGCCAGTAACGATGCCTCACTTCCTATAAAGCTCTACAATGAGTTACTAAATAGTATTCAAGagttaaatgataatattaatgaagGTTACAAGTCTAAGGAAGCAGATTTAACTCAAAT TAAATCCTCTGCGAAACCATTGAGAGACTTCATCTGGGACGGCTGCACGAAGCAACCCAATTGTTATGATAGAAGTGTTGCCGCTATGAGCCACTCCCTGAGAGAGGAGATGAGCGCTGTAGATGCTAAGGTTGTTAAGACTAGTGGCTTGTTTAATTCTGTAAAG AACAGCGACAAATACAACTTGAGGAAGTTTTGGCAATGGTTCCTCACAGATCAAGCGAAGCTACTTTCAACAATCAAAAGTGTCCAGAGAAgctaa